A genomic region of Lytechinus pictus isolate F3 Inbred chromosome 2, Lp3.0, whole genome shotgun sequence contains the following coding sequences:
- the LOC129253717 gene encoding uncharacterized protein LOC129253717 produces the protein MLMFRKMSPFPVIGVLLAVGVVKSAEATSEKTAIIALSIFIVIPALFLLTCCTALIFVCHYRHKIPIFKSFWSNAKKGAGTTGKTPTSSAPPPPYAPSNPMPPPAGNPSAPPGQNSPGSHENPIEVDEVVIPIKKE, from the exons ATGTTAATGTTTAGAAAAATGTCACCTTTTCCAGTTATTGGGGTGCTTCTTGCCGTTGGCGTTGTGAAGTCTGCAGAGG CTACATCTGAAAAGACAGCCATCATTGCACTGagtatttttattgtcattccTGCCCTTTTTCTCCTGACCTGCTGCACAGCTCTGATTTTTGTCTGTCACTACCGTCACAAGATCCCAATCTTCAAATCCTTTTGGAGCAATGCCAAGAAAGGTGCCGGTACCACAGGAAAGACCCCAACGTCCTCAGCTCCACCGCCCCCCTATGCCCCAAGCAACCCCATGCCACCTCCAGCTGGAAACCCTAGTGCTCCTCCTGGACAGAACTCTCCAGGGTCGCATGAGAATCCTATTGAAGTGGATGAAGTGGTGATACCGATCAAGaaagaataa